The Verrucomicrobiota bacterium genomic interval TGTAGACCGCCAAAATGCTCCACAAAGCCATGGCTCCCGGGCCAAAAATATTCCAGAAAAACTGGAGCTGGCCCGCGTAGCCAAGGAAGCCCACCGCCAGTCCGCCATAAAAGGCGCGGCGCGAACTGCTTTCCTTGGCGATTTCATACAATATCCAGGCATAAATCAGGATCAGCGCTTCCCAGCCCCAGTCATTATTGGCCGCATTAAAAGCCAGTGCGGCAGCGCAAATCTTCAATAATAACCAGCCCGGATGCGTGGCTTGATGCGAAGTTTGGAAGTGGTTTCCCCCGGTTTGGGACGGGTCCTCTTTTGGAATTGGCACCGCGTTTTTCATGCAACAACTTACAGAAGCATAACGCGTGCCACAAGTTAAGAGGAAAAATCCGAATACCGAACCCCGAAATACCGAAAAGAAAACTGAAGGATGGACCTCAAAATTCAGGCAGCAACATGGCAGGTAATCCAGTCCCCATTTTTAACCTGCCATGATGGCTGCCATCTGTTCGGGTTTTTCCGCGTCTCCCTGCGTGAAATTCACGCCTCCACCGCTAGAATTGACGCGAACCGTTTCTCATCCTCTTCGGCGCGGACTATATACTGATTACCGATGGCGCGGTCCGTTCCGCGCGGTATCCCCGCTATTTGGCTGGCTGGATCAACTCAATTTCATAACCCTCGGGCGCATCCACAAAGGCGATCCCGCCCCCGTCGGGCTTCAGGTGTGGCCCATCGGAGTATTTCAGATTGAATTTCTCCAAGTGTTTGGCGAAGGCCGTCAAGTCCTTCACCGCGAACGCCAGGTGGGTCAAATCCGGCTGCACCTGTACCGGGCCGCTGGCGGGGAAGTGGCAAATCTCGA includes:
- a CDS encoding VOC family protein, with protein sequence MRVGQLLHTRYRVNNLDATIRFYVDVLGLAEVKRHKSLRGSELVFLKAPGSEELIEICHFPASGPVQVQPDLTHLAFAVKDLTAFAKHLEKFNLKYSDGPHLKPDGGGIAFVDAPEGYEIELIQPAK